From a single Sorghum bicolor cultivar BTx623 chromosome 5, Sorghum_bicolor_NCBIv3, whole genome shotgun sequence genomic region:
- the LOC8070665 gene encoding uncharacterized protein LOC8070665 — MVDSKQMETISYPCSPLLFFPAHEESTCSLWSPQLTLHENAAIPANPSPVVREDCEFFDTIAIDSSDSHDQHAFDVDVFTHCDERFLCQESANLSAIQDELMEENSLSDLLLTGADAVEAGDSSLALAVLSKLNSLLADTCENAATSSFGRLAYHFAQGLQSRMSGTCSPCYPPADPVQSGIMSAHQMIQELSPYVKFAHFTANQAILDATISDMDIHVVDFNLGDGIQWPSLMSDLARLGGKSFHLTAIITDAGYSDDTHQAAARRLSEFAESLNLPFQYSSLCIRHEEDLEDFSRNCGGSVVVSCDTTNLCYRSGSKLQMLLLGCVRKLQPKSVVVIEEELVRIGKEACLSQASFVEFFFEALHHFTMVFESLSSCFSSNRACLRLVEKEMMGPKIQDFVGQYGSVTLEGAAGDPKALEGFKSCELSACNVAQARMLVALFNRSFGTAHQKGRLQLCWKSRPLISVSLLTGGAGHLPQQRRPRRRPSPPPPRACDDEAEVDQAAAAREVARTYVLRRLPAGSCSRSIWLLLPKSQGGFIMEALISAAAGELVSRFISFMAQKFCDRTLNEGDHRRLEQLLLRIHTIVEEAEGRRITNRGMLLQLKMLMEGMYQGHYMLDRFKIQHAEQGKIKGQGSHQSRSFAMSTLTAAKRLRFASATTKDTPVAFGTGSLKGVLDSLEAKIQDMREFVMLLGSCPRLPRQMYCTYLFMDKCMFGRHTEKEHVINFLLCSDGTHDDCPNLGILPIIGPHRVGKKTLVQHACKDERVRGFFSKILFFKGDDLENAEFAVSLEAASGKKCLFVVEFSWNVDEAAWANFKSTFQEATGHGSKVLLIGRTQEVAKLGTAMPIWMKSLSQEEYWYYFKALAFGSMDPDEHPKLASLGMQLATELKGSFLGANILGEMLRSNPSAQFWHAILSSVRALVQEHMFSLGVHPEDLLERNVPVGFTNVSLVGAQSQGCLVYDLREADPGQEELPLPTSREVLTGVKVPAEEKFDVLVWKSRIPPYISYVVTYERQKAPRRRVGKKSRLALREVSS, encoded by the exons ATGGTAGACAGCAAGCAAATGGAGACCATTTCATATCCTTGTTCTCCTCTCCTGTTCTTTCCTGCACATGAAGAGAGTACCTGTTCACTATGGTCTCCTCAACTCACCCTCCATGAGAATGCCGCCATACCTGCTAATCCTTCTCCTGTTGTGAGAGAAGATTGTGAGTTCTTTGACACCATTGCTATTGATTCTAGTGATTCCCATGACCAACATGCCTTTGATGTTGATGTATTCACCCATTGTGATGAGAGGTTTCTGTGCCAAGAGAGTGCTAACCTGTCGGCTATCCAAGATGAGCTCATGGAGGAGAACAGTTTGAGTGATCTCCTTCTCACTGGTGCAGATGCGGTTGAGGCTGGGGATTCAAGCCTTGCCTTGGCAGTGCTCTCAAAACTTAATAGCCTCCTGGCTGACACCTGTGAGAATGCTGCAACCAGCTCTTTCGGTCGCTTGGCCTACCACTTTGCCCAAGGCCTGCAATCCCGGATGTCTGGTACATGCTCTCCATGCTACCCACCAGCGGATCCAGTGCAGTCTGGTATCATGTCGGCGCACCAGATGATACAAGAGCTATCGCCGTATGTCAAGTTTGCACACTTCACCGCCAATCAAGCCATTCTAGATGCCACCATCAGCGACATGGATATTCATGTCGTCGACTTCAACCTTGGCGACGGCATACAGTGGCCATCGCTCATGTCAGACCTTGCTCGCCTTGGCGGCAAGTCATTCCACCTTACAGCAATCATAACAGATGCTGGTTACAGTGACGACACTCATCAGGCAGCTGCACGGCGGCTTTCAGAGTTTGCTGAGTCCTTGAACCTTCCCTTCCAGTACAGCTCTCTCTGCATACGCCATGAGGAGGACCTGGAGGACTTCTCCAGGAACTGTGGAGGCTCAGTGGTTGTCTCATGTGACACAACGAATCTGTGTTACAGATCAGGTAGCAAGTTACAGATGCTACTACTTGGCTGTGTCAGGAAGTTGCAACCCAAGTCAGTGGTGGTCATAGAAGAGGAGCTGGTCAGGATTGGGAAAGAGGCCTGTTTGTCCCAGGCCTCCTTTGTGGAGTTCTTCTTCGAGGCATTGCACCATTTCACCATGGTGTTTGAGTCCCTGTCGAGCTGTTTCAGCAGTAACAGGGCGTGCCTGAGGCTTGTGGAGAAGGAAATGATGGGGCCAAAAATACAGGACTTCGTGGGGCAGTACGGGTCTGTGACACTGGAGGGCGCCGCTGGTGATCCAAAGGCTTTGGAAGGGTTTAAATCTTGTGAGCTGAGTGCTTGCAATGTTGCTCAGGCTAGGATGCTGGTTGCGCTGTTCAACAGGAGCTTTGGGACCGCGCATCAGAAGGGCAGGCTTCAGCTGTGCTGGAAGTCCAGACCTTTGATCTCTGTGTCT CTTCTCACGGGCGGGGCTGGCCATCTTCCTCAGCAACGACGACCGCGCCGCCGCCCGTCCCCTCCGCCTCCACGTGCCTGCGACGACGAGGCCGAGGTCGAccaggctgctgctgcgcgcgaGGTCGCGAGGACATACGTGCTTCGACGGTTACCAGCTGGCAGCTGCAGCAG ATCCATTTGGTTACTTCTTCCCAAATCCCAAGGAGGTTTCATCATGGAGGCACTGATTTCAGCAGCTGCAGGTGAACTTGTCAGCCGGTTCATCTCTTTCATGGCACAGAAATTCTGCGATCGTACGCTGAATGAGGGTGACCATAGAAGATTGGAGCAGCTCCTGctaaggattcataccatcgtTGAGGAGGCAGAGGGACGGCGAATCACAAATAGAGGAATGCTACTCCAGCTGAAGATGCTCATGGAGGGCATGTACCAAGGGCACTACATGCTTGACAGGTTCAAGATACAGCATGCTGAACAAGGCAAAATCAAAGGCCAGGGGAGTCATCAGAGTCGATCGTTTGCCATGTCTACTTTGACTGCCGCCAAGCGCCTTCGTTTTGCTTCTGCTACCACAAAGGACACACCAGTAGCTTTTGGTACCGGGAGCCTGAAAggtgttcttgacagtttagaAGCAAAGATTCAGGATATGAGGGAATTCGTCATGCTACTTGGTAGCTGCCCACGCCTGCCTCGTCAGATGTACTGTACATATCTGTTCATGGATAAGTGCATGTTTGGTCGCCACACCGAGAAGGAGCATGTCATCAATTTCTTGCTGTGCAGTGATGGTACTCATGATGACTGCCCAAATCTTGGCATCCTTCCGATCATCGGTCCGCACCGAGTCGGGAAGAAAACTCTTGTGCAACATGCTTGCAAGGATGAGAGGGTACGCGGTTTCTTCTCCAAGATATTGTTCTTCAAAGGGGATGATCTTGAGAACGCAGAATTCGCGGTGAGTTTAGAGGCCGCCTCAGGGAAGAAGTGCTTGTTTGTTGTTGAGTTCAGCTGGAATGTGGATGAGGCGGCATGGGCAAACTTCAAATCCACTTTTCAGGAGGCGACGGGTCATGGAAGTAAAGTTCTTCTGATAGGAAGAACTCAGGAAGTTGCTAAGTTGGGGACGGCAATGCCCATCTGGATGAAGAGTTTGTCTCAAGAAGAGTACTGGTACTACTTCAAGGCACTTGCTTTCGGAAGCATGGATCCTGATGAGCATCCAAAACTTGCATCTCTGGGCATGCAGCTGGCTACTGAACTAAAAGGCTCATTCCTTGGTGCAAACATACTTGGTGAGATGTTAAGGTCCAATCCTAGTGCTCAGTTCTGGCACGCCATCCTGTCAAGCGTAAGAGCGCTGGTACAGGAACACATGTTTTCCCTTGGGGTACACCCTGAAGACCTCCTTGAGAGAAATGTTCCTGTTGGTTTCACTAATGTTTCCCTTGTGGGTGCTCAAAGTCAGGGGTGTCTGGTGTATGATCTTAGGGAGGCTGACCCTGGACAAGAAGAGCTACCACTGCCTACGTCGCGAGAAGTACTGACGGGTGTCAAGGTTCCTGCTGAGGAGAAGTTTGATGTGCTGGTATGGAAATCTCGCATCCCACCTTACATCAGCTATGTAGTTACCTATGAGAGACAGAAGGCGCCCCGGCGCAGAGTTGGCAAGAAGAGCCGTCTGGCTCTGAGAGAAGTATCATCGTAG